A window of Pedococcus aerophilus contains these coding sequences:
- a CDS encoding universal stress protein, with protein MTGTVVVGYIPSPEGIAAFERAKDEAVLHGSRLVVVNTGQNGDFATPSFATPQDIDAIRSELEQTGLDHDVVQATGGLAAAEEILRVADVENATLIVIGMRQRSPVGKLFLGSTSQQVLLDAQCAVLAVKAPRAR; from the coding sequence ATGACCGGCACCGTGGTCGTCGGCTACATCCCGAGCCCCGAGGGGATCGCGGCCTTCGAGCGCGCCAAGGACGAAGCCGTCCTGCACGGCTCACGGCTGGTCGTGGTGAACACCGGGCAGAACGGCGACTTCGCCACGCCGAGCTTCGCCACCCCCCAGGACATCGACGCCATCCGGTCCGAGCTGGAGCAGACCGGCCTGGACCACGACGTGGTGCAGGCCACTGGTGGCCTCGCCGCCGCCGAGGAGATCCTGCGCGTGGCCGACGTCGAGAACGCGACGCTCATCGTCATCGGCATGCGGCAGCGTTCGCCCGTGGGAAAGCTCTTCCTCGGCAGCACGTCCCAGCAGGTCCTCCTCGACGCCCAGTGCGCCGTGCTAGCGGTGAAGGCCCCCCGGGCCCGCTGA